Proteins encoded within one genomic window of Acaryochloris marina S15:
- the rpaB gene encoding response regulator transcription factor RpaB yields the protein MNNPSHQQHSILVVDDETSVRRILSTRLTMVGYKVFTAADGIEALEVFEHQDPDLIVLDVMMPKLDGYGVCQAVRKISRIPIIMLTALSGTADRITGLEMGADDYMVKPFSPKELESRVRVILRRLDAVKISKYQIPGVIEIGSLYIDRNKRQIYHDRARLFFTQMEFSLLELLASRLGEAVSRQELLQKVWGYGEESIVDTRTVEVHMSRLRHKLKENLGESVMIHTIRGVGYALKYDQSQILADQQVS from the coding sequence ATGAATAATCCTAGTCACCAACAGCATTCAATTTTAGTCGTTGATGATGAAACTTCGGTTCGACGAATATTATCAACCCGGCTAACTATGGTGGGCTATAAGGTCTTCACTGCTGCTGATGGCATAGAAGCACTAGAAGTTTTTGAGCATCAAGATCCCGACTTGATTGTACTAGATGTGATGATGCCGAAACTGGATGGTTATGGTGTTTGTCAAGCCGTCCGCAAAATATCGAGAATTCCGATTATTATGCTGACCGCTCTGTCAGGGACAGCAGATCGTATTACTGGCTTAGAAATGGGTGCTGATGATTATATGGTCAAGCCCTTTTCACCTAAAGAACTAGAATCTCGTGTTCGGGTTATTCTCCGCAGACTGGATGCTGTAAAAATATCGAAGTATCAAATCCCTGGTGTGATTGAGATTGGCTCACTCTACATTGATAGAAATAAACGGCAGATTTACCACGACCGAGCACGTCTCTTCTTCACCCAGATGGAATTTAGTTTATTGGAACTATTGGCTAGCCGACTTGGAGAAGCTGTTTCTCGTCAGGAGCTTTTACAGAAAGTATGGGGATATGGTGAAGAGTCCATAGTTGATACGCGAACAGTCGAGGTTCACATGTCACGTTTGCGTCATAAACTCAAAGAGAATCTAGGAGAATCAGTGATGATTCATACGATTCGTGGTGTAGGTTATGCACTGAAATATGATCAATCACAAATTTTGGCTGATCAGCAGGTCAGCTAG
- a CDS encoding ISAs1 family transposase, with translation MATGFSKPPSSPASTDSSSSLLPASDCDQAYQQLSECFEDLPDPRGGQGVQHPFVSIVVIGLLASLGGAQGWEDIETYGLSHQDWLSSFLSLPSGIPTAETYRRVFERICPSAFERSFNHWLDQVVTTLGAQVIPIDGKQLRGSYDRNQDQSALHLVSAWASEYRLFLGQVKVADKSNEITAIPALLELLDIAGCIITIDAMGTQHEIARHIQAKEADYVLALKENHPTLFEQVEQWFETAEANEFKCIEHSYDARVEAGHHRREKRQVWAVSLQQMGPLYKQAQWKGLQTIVKVARTRHLWNKTTYEVMFYISSLPPNAQQLGKAIRQHWSIENQLHWVLDVTFSEDASRIRTGHAPENMAILRRWSINLLNQETSFKKSTRQKLKRASMDEAYMLKVLGASIPLQSSLSEA, from the coding sequence ATGGCTACAGGATTCAGCAAGCCTCCTTCCTCACCAGCTTCCACTGACTCATCCTCGTCACTCCTGCCTGCCAGTGATTGCGATCAGGCTTATCAACAATTGTCCGAGTGTTTTGAAGATTTGCCTGATCCACGTGGAGGCCAAGGTGTCCAGCATCCGTTTGTCAGCATCGTCGTGATTGGACTATTGGCAAGTTTAGGTGGAGCACAAGGGTGGGAAGACATTGAAACCTATGGTCTGAGCCATCAGGATTGGTTGTCGAGTTTTCTGAGCTTACCGTCCGGGATACCGACAGCAGAAACCTATCGACGAGTGTTTGAGCGTATTTGCCCCTCCGCTTTTGAGCGGAGTTTCAATCACTGGTTGGATCAGGTAGTGACAACCCTCGGCGCTCAAGTGATACCGATTGACGGCAAACAACTCAGAGGTTCCTATGATCGCAATCAAGACCAATCCGCATTGCATCTGGTCAGTGCTTGGGCCAGTGAGTATCGGTTATTTCTAGGACAGGTCAAAGTTGCAGACAAGAGTAACGAAATTACCGCTATTCCAGCACTGCTAGAGCTATTAGACATTGCCGGGTGCATTATTACCATTGATGCAATGGGAACTCAGCACGAGATTGCCCGCCACATTCAAGCTAAAGAGGCTGACTATGTGCTGGCCCTCAAGGAGAATCATCCCACGCTGTTTGAGCAGGTTGAGCAATGGTTTGAAACGGCTGAGGCGAATGAGTTTAAGTGCATTGAGCACAGCTATGATGCGCGGGTGGAAGCAGGGCACCATCGTCGCGAGAAACGACAAGTTTGGGCCGTGTCCCTTCAACAGATGGGTCCTCTGTACAAGCAGGCGCAGTGGAAGGGCTTGCAAACCATCGTCAAGGTCGCTCGGACCCGACATCTGTGGAACAAAACCACCTATGAGGTGATGTTTTATATCAGTTCTCTACCGCCAAATGCTCAGCAGTTGGGCAAAGCCATCCGCCAGCATTGGTCGATTGAGAACCAACTCCACTGGGTCTTAGACGTGACCTTTAGCGAAGATGCTAGCCGCATTCGCACAGGACATGCGCCGGAAAACATGGCCATCCTGAGACGCTGGAGCATCAACCTTCTCAATCAAGAAACGTCCTTTAAGAAAAGTACCCGTCAAAAACTAAAACGGGCGAGCATGGATGAAGCGTATATGCTCAAGGTTCTAGGCGCTTCTATTCCTTTACAGTCTAGCCTTTCAGAGGCTTGA